A genomic stretch from Aquila chrysaetos chrysaetos chromosome 1, bAquChr1.4, whole genome shotgun sequence includes:
- the TIFA gene encoding TRAF-interacting protein with FHA domain-containing protein A: MTSFEEAETEETVTCLHMTFYHPCQEDKMMFRCLNFCKREQVRADEMAKFGRDSNVCHYNLMDTRVSRIQFSLQFYRKLNSSEFCFEIKNMSKKTKLIVDQTELGYLNKIDLPWKCIICFGDYQILAEVQEGESVDYFETYLHLAEVPILQERCLPSLQPIPENGISSSLFPSQGKSPTETDENESC, from the coding sequence ATGACCTCTTTTGAAGAAGctgaaactgaagaaacagtAACATGTCTCCACATGACCTTCTACCATCCTTGCCAAGAAGACAAGATGATGTTTCGTTGCTTGAACTTCTGTAAGCGAGAACAGGTCAGAGCAGATGAAATGGCCAAGTTTGGCCGCGATTCTAATGTCTGCCATTATAACTTAATGGATACTCGTGTTTCTCGGATTCagttttcactgcagttttacagaaaactgaacagctcagaattttgttttgagaTAAAGAAcatgagcaagaaaacaaaactgatagTGGACCAAACAGAACTGGGTTACTTAAACAAAATAGACCTGCCATGGAAGTGCATCATCTGTTTTGGGGACTACCAGATTTTAGCAGAGGTTCAAGAAGGGGAGTCCGTGGATTATTTTGAGACTTACTTGCACTTGGCTGAAGTGCCAATCTTACAAGAAAGATGCCTGCCATCACTGCAACCCATACCGGAGAAtggcatttcttcttccttgtttccTTCCCAAGGCAAAAGCCCCACGGAGACTGATGAAAATGAGTCATGCTag